Sequence from the Nitrospinaceae bacterium genome:
GGAAGCGATTGCGACCAACATGTACACCATGACCAATTTAAAAGTTCCCATCATCGTGGTGGTGATAGGTGAGGGAGGTTCGGGGGGAGCGCTGGCCCTCGGCGTGGGAGACCGGATATTGATGATGGAACATTCCATCTATTCTGTGATTTCACCGGAAGGATGCGCTTCGATATTGTGGGGCGATAAAAAGAAAGTGGAACAGGCGGCGGAAGCCTTGTGCATGACGGCAGACAGCCTTTTGAAGATGCAGGTCGTCGATGAAATTATCCGGGAGCCATTGGGTGGCGCTCACCGAAATTATAAGCAGGCGGCCATCAGTTTGAGAAAATCCCTTCGCACCAACTTGAAGATGTTGATCGATCATTCCCCTGAAAAACTTATCCAACAAAGATACGAAAAATTCCGTGCGATGGGCGCCTTTGCCAATGGTGCCGGTTAAACGTTTCCACGGCCTTCCAAAGAAAGTCATCGTGTTTAAATACTTTAGACCCTACGGATGACGAATCGATCGTTTTTCTCCACTCTCCTATCGATTTTTTCGGCAGTCTTTATCTGGTCTGCCATTGGTTTTCACGATGCATTCACCTGGTTTCTGGAAGTCCTGCCTGCGATTCTAGGCCTCGGAATTCTTTTTGCAACCTATTCAAAATTTCCTTTTACCCGGATCGCTTATGTGCTGATGTTGATCCACGCTGTGATCTTGATGGTTGGGGGCCACTACACCTATGCCGAGGTTCCGCTGTTTGACTGGATAAAAGAAGGATTGGATTTAGAGCGCAATCATTATGACCGGGTGGGTCACCTGGCCCAGGGATTTGTTCCGGCCATTGTAGGCAGGGAAATTTTATTGCGCTCCTCTCCGTTGCGACCTGGAAAATGGCTGTTCTTTATCGTTGTGTGTATTTGCCTGGCCTTCAGTGCATTTTACGAATTCATCGAATGGTGGGTGGCGCTGGCGACCGGAACCGCCGCGGATGCGTTCCTTGGCACACAGGGGGATATTTGGGACACGCAATGGGACATGGCCTTGGCCATGTTTGGAGCGGTTTTTTCACAAATACTGTTGACTAAAACTCATGACCGGGCTTTGGCCGGGATTTCAAAAGAGAATCGAAAGGCAGGCTGAATGGGAGTTAAAACTTAGTAGGGGCTATCTCTCTGACTGAATGTGAAAATGGGCTGCCTTTTCAGGCAGCCCAAAATTTTTCACTCCACTATTTCTTTTCAGAACCTTTTTTCTTTCCAGCTTTTTCCGCCTCTTCAAGCAATTTCAGAGTGGAGTCGGGATTGGTTCCCAGGCCGCTCGCTTTTCCCGAAGTTTTGGCGGCAGAATCCGTAATCTTTGACGCCGCTGCTGGGCTGGATTGCGAAGGGGACGTCGTCGAAGACTTCATTGCCGAGAGAGGTTTCATGGCGGTGGACTTTTCAACGTCCGTTTTTCCAGGTCCGGCATGCAACGTCATGGGTAAGGTGAACAAGGAAACTGCGAAAGCGCTGATGATGACTTTTTTCATTGTTGATTCTCCTTAGTTTTTTTTGGGTAATCTTTTGGGTTAAGGGATAGGATACGTTGAACAGACTAGATAACCTGCAGGTTGTATTTAACTTAAAATAGTTTTGCAAAACGTGTAAGGAAACAAATCACAAGGCATTGTGATTTAAATAACAAGCATAAACATTTCTTTACCCCGCTTTGTTTTAAACCTGAGAACAGGCTTCCGCTGATTAGGAATTTAAGAATTCATGATCAAAAACTCTTACGCTCTTTTGATAGTCGCCATTCCCATTTTAACGGGCTATGTCATTCAGGTTTCTCGTGGCCGCACATCCCTTTTGCCTATTGATGCCTATTTGGTTTTTTATGCGTTCAGTCTGGTCTTTGCTTTGTTCGTTCTGGGGCAGAAGGTTCATTTAGGTTCGATAAATAAAAACCTGCATTGGAATAAACAATTTGACCGGGTCAGCGATCATGCGTTGAAAATTATTTTTCTCCTATCGGCGGTTTATTTTCTTTTGTGGACCTCGGTTTTGTGGGGAAAACTGCACTCCTTCCGTTTGGATTTTATTGATTCGGGAATCTACAGCGATATTGTCTATAACTCGGCTTACGGACAGCTGTTTTATTCCTCCCTTTATAATATCCATGGGTTGGGAGAGCATTTTTCGCCTGTGGTGCTGGCCTTTGTCCCATTCTATTGGATCAGCCCCAATGTCCTTTGGCTGTTGACGGCGCAGGTGGCTGCTTTTGCCCTGTGTCCCGTTATCTTGTTTTTTATTTGCCGGGAGATATTTCGAAATGAATCACTGTCCCGCAAAGTTGCTCTGGGTAT
This genomic interval carries:
- the yjdF gene encoding membrane protein, which translates into the protein MTNRSFFSTLLSIFSAVFIWSAIGFHDAFTWFLEVLPAILGLGILFATYSKFPFTRIAYVLMLIHAVILMVGGHYTYAEVPLFDWIKEGLDLERNHYDRVGHLAQGFVPAIVGREILLRSSPLRPGKWLFFIVVCICLAFSAFYEFIEWWVALATGTAADAFLGTQGDIWDTQWDMALAMFGAVFSQILLTKTHDRALAGISKENRKAG